In Pseudothermotoga sp., one genomic interval encodes:
- a CDS encoding ABC transporter ATP-binding protein, producing MSDILKINNLTKIFTIGSIFSRAKIVAVNNVSFTIGNSEIFTLAGESGCGKTTIAKILLGFEHPTSGTIEYRGRRIDNVKPKERFKLRKEIQAVFQNPFSTFNPLRKVDRYFFELIENFDITQDKNEAVKIVKEKLEAVGVSYDEFCEKYPSEFSGGQLQRISIARALLTNPSLLIADEPVSMVDASLRMSIVNLFKDLRDKLGLSVLYITHDLATAYYVSDRMAIMFRGEIVELGPADSVLQRPKHPYTQLLRDSVPEPDPSKRWTSKVRLAELDHEEYLKVGCKFAGRCPKVMDICKRESPNHFEVENVIVKCFLYR from the coding sequence TTGTCTGACATTTTGAAGATCAACAATCTGACGAAGATTTTCACCATAGGTAGCATCTTTTCCAGAGCGAAGATCGTCGCTGTCAACAACGTATCTTTCACGATAGGAAACTCTGAGATCTTCACGCTCGCTGGAGAGAGTGGTTGTGGAAAAACAACGATCGCGAAGATCTTACTCGGTTTTGAGCACCCAACTTCTGGAACGATCGAATACAGAGGTAGAAGGATAGATAACGTTAAACCGAAAGAACGTTTCAAGCTGAGGAAGGAGATACAGGCAGTCTTTCAGAACCCCTTTTCCACCTTCAATCCCCTCAGGAAGGTCGATAGATACTTCTTCGAATTGATCGAAAACTTCGACATCACGCAGGACAAAAATGAAGCGGTGAAGATCGTGAAGGAAAAATTGGAAGCTGTGGGCGTGTCGTACGACGAGTTCTGTGAGAAATATCCGAGCGAATTTTCTGGTGGACAACTTCAAAGGATCTCCATCGCTCGCGCGTTGCTCACCAACCCCAGCCTCCTCATCGCCGATGAACCCGTTTCGATGGTGGACGCATCTTTGAGGATGTCGATAGTGAACTTGTTCAAAGATCTGCGCGACAAACTCGGTTTGAGCGTGCTCTACATCACACACGATCTCGCCACGGCTTACTACGTGAGCGATAGGATGGCGATCATGTTCCGTGGAGAGATCGTCGAGCTTGGACCAGCGGACAGCGTGCTTCAAAGGCCAAAACATCCCTACACGCAGCTGTTGAGAGATTCCGTACCGGAACCCGATCCATCGAAAAGATGGACGTCGAAGGTGAGGCTCGCAGAGTTGGACCACGAAGAGTATCTGAAGGTGGGTTGTAAGTTCGCTGGAAGATGTCCGAAGGTGATGGACATCTGCAAGAGAGAATCTCCCAATCATTTCGAAGTCGAGAACGTGATCGTGAAGTGTTTTTTGTACAGATGA
- a CDS encoding ABC transporter ATP-binding protein: protein MKTLIKAENIKAYYVLEIFGERRTIKAVDGVDLSVSEGLVHGIAGESGCGKTTLLKVLFAAVEPPLRLMGGKVYYADGEGAIDIYSIEESERKRLRWSFASYVPQGSMSVLNPVLKIKDTFKDFIFSHLKGKSKSDAYEMAKEHLKELGLPLKILNAYPHQLSGGMRQRVTIALATVLKPKVIIADEPTTALDVVTQRGVIQLLKEIQTLYGSSLVLVTHDMGVHANVSDRMSIMYAGKLIEEAPTEELFNEPKHPYTKYLIGSLPRFGDKSKREGLPGSPPSLLNLPAGCTFHPRCPFKMKKCELEEPVLVSLNASHKVACWLLEGS, encoded by the coding sequence ATGAAAACGTTGATCAAAGCTGAAAACATCAAGGCCTATTATGTACTCGAAATCTTTGGAGAAAGAAGGACCATCAAGGCCGTCGATGGGGTCGACTTGAGCGTTTCCGAAGGCTTGGTGCACGGTATAGCCGGTGAAAGTGGTTGTGGAAAAACGACCCTGCTCAAAGTCCTGTTCGCCGCAGTCGAACCACCGCTCAGGTTGATGGGAGGAAAGGTTTACTATGCAGACGGCGAAGGTGCGATCGATATATATTCGATCGAAGAGAGCGAGAGAAAAAGGTTGAGATGGTCGTTCGCTTCTTACGTTCCTCAAGGTTCGATGAGCGTGCTGAATCCCGTTCTGAAAATAAAAGACACCTTCAAAGATTTCATCTTCAGCCATTTGAAAGGAAAGAGTAAATCTGACGCTTACGAGATGGCCAAAGAGCATTTGAAAGAACTCGGCCTTCCTTTGAAGATACTCAACGCCTATCCACACCAGCTTTCTGGCGGTATGAGACAGAGGGTGACCATAGCGCTCGCCACCGTTTTGAAGCCTAAGGTCATCATCGCAGACGAACCGACCACCGCTCTGGATGTCGTCACACAGCGCGGTGTGATTCAGCTTTTGAAAGAAATACAGACTCTCTACGGTAGTTCTCTGGTGCTCGTGACGCACGATATGGGTGTGCACGCGAACGTGTCCGATAGGATGAGCATCATGTACGCTGGCAAGTTGATAGAAGAAGCTCCCACGGAAGAGTTGTTCAACGAACCGAAGCATCCATACACGAAGTATTTGATCGGATCACTCCCCAGGTTCGGCGACAAATCCAAAAGGGAAGGTCTGCCTGGAAGTCCCCCGTCGCTTTTGAACCTGCCTGCAGGTTGCACCTTTCATCCCAGATGTCCTTTCAAGATGAAAAAGTGTGAGCTTGAAGAACCAGTCCTTGTGAGTTTGAACGCTTCTCATAAAGTTGCTTGCTGGCTCTTGGAGGGATCGTGA
- a CDS encoding ABC transporter permease translates to MRVLKDLLKDVRFRFAFIVCLVLLTLSILSFFSPYNPYRWRVVPRDLPPHWPHILGTTSTGQDVFWLLTFAVRNSLTMSLIASTVSRIIAIIIGLTAGHKGGKTDRVLMFLSDSFLIIPLLLIILMFAVMVKGRMNLASLGLLLGVFGWAWDARVIRSQVLSLRERDFTYTAILSGSSTFAIVFKEYMPFLIPLIFATLIGNMSWAIGMEIVLAILGVLNLEVPLIGTMLYWAINYQSILLGYWWWILTPVTVSVFLFIALYLMSVSVSEYLDPRMRIQRIGRA, encoded by the coding sequence ATGAGGGTGTTGAAAGATCTACTCAAAGATGTTAGGTTCAGATTCGCTTTCATCGTTTGCCTCGTGCTCTTAACGCTCTCCATACTCTCTTTCTTTTCACCTTACAACCCCTACAGATGGAGAGTGGTTCCGAGGGATTTACCTCCACACTGGCCACACATACTCGGCACCACTTCCACTGGACAGGACGTGTTTTGGCTCCTCACGTTCGCCGTGAGGAACTCACTCACGATGTCTCTGATCGCCAGCACGGTGTCGCGCATCATAGCCATAATCATAGGGTTGACTGCGGGGCACAAGGGTGGTAAAACCGACAGGGTGTTGATGTTCCTGAGCGATTCTTTTTTGATAATCCCCCTGCTCCTGATCATCCTGATGTTCGCCGTCATGGTGAAGGGAAGGATGAACCTCGCCAGCTTGGGATTGTTGCTCGGTGTGTTCGGTTGGGCGTGGGATGCGAGGGTGATCAGGTCTCAAGTTTTGAGTCTGCGTGAAAGGGATTTCACCTACACGGCGATACTCTCAGGTTCATCGACATTCGCGATAGTCTTCAAAGAGTACATGCCTTTCTTGATACCTTTGATCTTCGCCACGCTCATAGGGAACATGTCCTGGGCGATAGGCATGGAGATCGTCCTGGCCATCTTGGGCGTTTTGAATTTGGAAGTGCCTCTGATCGGAACGATGCTCTATTGGGCGATTAACTATCAATCGATCCTGCTGGGCTATTGGTGGTGGATACTCACACCCGTGACGGTCAGTGTTTTTCTGTTCATCGCACTGTATTTGATGTCTGTGAGCGTCAGCGAATATCTCGATCCGAGAATGAGGATTCAAAGGATCGGTAGAGCTTGA
- a CDS encoding ABC transporter permease produces the protein MRFLKSYLLPRIIIYFLVILVGVTVVFIIPRLLPIDPIQQMIGQITSAGAYLDPKTLNYMIETLKELYGLKGTLWEQYVGFWRRLLKGDFGPSYYQFPVPVISLIRQSLPWTLGLLLTTTLISWLVGNVLGALAGYFPQKRWAKTLDAVSMVIRPMPYYVLALSLLLLFAYLIPIFPLGGGFLIGGRISFDLKSILILLRYAFLPALSLILIGVFLWFQAMKLVVQSVKNEDFVMYAKLGGLSQSKIVGRYVMRNAMLPQITGLALSLGQIFSGALITEIVFSYPGLGTLLYNAIFTGDYNLLMGIMTMSIFVITTSIFVIDMLYPVFDPRVRYR, from the coding sequence TTGAGATTTCTCAAAAGTTATCTTCTTCCAAGGATCATCATCTATTTTCTAGTCATCTTGGTGGGTGTGACCGTAGTTTTCATCATCCCAAGGCTTCTACCGATCGATCCCATTCAACAGATGATAGGACAGATCACGTCCGCTGGAGCGTATCTGGATCCAAAGACGCTCAACTACATGATCGAAACGCTCAAAGAACTGTACGGTTTGAAAGGAACGTTGTGGGAACAGTACGTCGGTTTTTGGAGAAGACTTTTGAAGGGAGATTTCGGCCCTTCTTACTATCAATTCCCTGTACCCGTCATTTCTCTGATAAGACAATCTCTGCCTTGGACGCTCGGACTACTTTTAACGACCACGTTGATTTCGTGGCTGGTTGGGAACGTGCTCGGAGCGTTGGCGGGATATTTTCCACAAAAAAGATGGGCTAAGACTTTGGATGCGGTATCGATGGTGATAAGACCGATGCCTTACTATGTGCTGGCGCTCAGTCTGCTTTTGTTGTTCGCTTATTTGATACCGATCTTTCCGCTCGGTGGGGGGTTCTTGATAGGCGGTAGGATCAGCTTCGATCTGAAAAGTATCCTCATACTGCTCAGATACGCCTTTTTACCGGCTCTGTCTCTGATACTCATAGGTGTGTTTCTGTGGTTTCAAGCCATGAAACTCGTGGTGCAGAGCGTCAAGAACGAAGATTTCGTGATGTACGCGAAACTCGGTGGGTTGAGCCAGTCCAAGATCGTGGGCAGGTACGTCATGAGGAACGCGATGTTACCACAGATCACAGGTCTGGCCCTCTCCCTGGGACAGATATTCAGTGGCGCTCTGATCACCGAAATCGTGTTCTCTTATCCTGGTTTAGGAACGCTCCTCTACAACGCGATCTTCACGGGCGATTACAATCTGCTGATGGGCATCATGACGATGTCGATATTCGTCATCACCACGAGCATCTTCGTGATAGATATGCTCTATCCCGTGTTCGACCCAAGAGTCAGATACAGATGA
- a CDS encoding ABC transporter substrate-binding protein, whose amino-acid sequence MRKVLLTLALLSLTCLAFSQLAAGVPRHETFIANQLTGRVGTPGNFNLWAGWRWQDRGIQNLLLEPLWCVEYATGQIINALAAEPPIYNKNFTELTIKLRKGVYWSDGVPFTADDVVYTIELIKKTPGMSYNAQMQSVAEVKKIDDYTVVLKLTSPNSRFHAYLLDRWGALRILPKHVFEKVQDPMTFEFNPPVGTGPYVLKAYDPGGYWTLWELREDWQRTPTGMLYGKPAPKYVLIQTFGTAEQQVLAMARHELDAADLTMEGLRAVLQRVSTARAWRREFPWSVNIDPCVTGLHFNNAVEPFKNPEVRWALLLAIDIVEYAANAFDGAVTLSPIHIPLTSAYYNWYFTKMEEWLKNFELDIGGGQKFKPYDPTASLRLAEYARKRGYNVPTNPEEIKKIFGPGWYKYAPDVAEKLLIKNGFKRDPKTGKWLLPDGKPWTITILTTTNPAHPSYRNGFAVSQEWKKFGIDVTVMTTDALATLGQRGEFEITTDWPAAEPWGGHPDLYRVFDPYNSEYLVPIGENAPWGNYGRWTNPEMDKIIAKLRDTDWNDTEKIIQIGLEGLKLLVKEMPGIPTFNYPGVIAWDEYYWTNYPGAENMYCQPYHHWPNFKYMLPFLKPTGRK is encoded by the coding sequence ATGAGGAAAGTGCTCTTGACGCTCGCTCTTTTGAGCTTGACTTGCCTTGCTTTCTCGCAACTCGCCGCAGGTGTGCCGAGGCATGAGACGTTCATCGCGAACCAGCTGACCGGTCGTGTTGGAACACCGGGCAACTTCAACTTGTGGGCTGGATGGCGCTGGCAAGACAGAGGCATTCAGAACTTGCTTTTGGAACCGCTGTGGTGTGTTGAGTACGCGACTGGTCAGATCATCAACGCTCTGGCGGCAGAACCACCCATATACAACAAAAACTTCACAGAACTGACGATCAAGCTACGCAAAGGCGTCTACTGGAGCGACGGTGTTCCGTTCACGGCGGACGACGTGGTCTACACGATCGAGCTGATCAAAAAGACGCCGGGTATGAGCTACAATGCGCAGATGCAGTCTGTGGCTGAGGTGAAGAAGATCGACGATTACACGGTTGTGCTGAAATTGACTTCACCGAACTCCAGGTTCCATGCGTACCTTTTGGACAGGTGGGGTGCGCTCAGGATTTTGCCGAAACACGTGTTCGAAAAGGTTCAAGACCCGATGACCTTCGAATTCAACCCACCAGTAGGAACTGGTCCATACGTGTTGAAAGCTTACGATCCAGGTGGATACTGGACGCTGTGGGAGCTGAGGGAAGATTGGCAGAGAACACCCACTGGTATGCTGTACGGTAAACCTGCGCCGAAGTACGTCTTGATACAGACCTTCGGTACGGCAGAACAACAGGTGCTCGCCATGGCGAGACACGAGCTGGACGCGGCAGACTTGACGATGGAAGGTTTGAGGGCCGTGCTACAGAGAGTCAGCACGGCTAGGGCTTGGAGAAGGGAATTTCCATGGTCTGTGAACATCGATCCGTGCGTGACGGGTCTGCACTTCAACAACGCCGTGGAACCTTTCAAAAACCCAGAAGTCAGGTGGGCGCTGTTGTTGGCCATAGACATAGTCGAGTACGCTGCGAACGCGTTCGACGGTGCGGTCACGCTGAGCCCGATCCACATACCGCTCACGAGCGCCTACTATAATTGGTATTTCACGAAGATGGAAGAGTGGTTGAAGAACTTCGAGCTCGATATCGGTGGTGGTCAGAAGTTCAAACCGTACGATCCGACGGCCAGTCTGAGACTCGCCGAGTACGCTAGGAAGAGAGGTTACAACGTTCCCACCAACCCAGAGGAGATCAAGAAGATCTTCGGTCCAGGCTGGTACAAGTACGCTCCAGACGTTGCAGAAAAGCTCTTGATCAAGAACGGATTCAAACGAGATCCAAAGACCGGTAAATGGTTGCTACCCGACGGTAAACCTTGGACGATAACGATCCTCACGACGACGAACCCGGCGCACCCGAGCTACAGGAACGGTTTCGCAGTTTCGCAGGAATGGAAGAAGTTCGGTATCGATGTGACGGTCATGACCACCGACGCGCTGGCAACGCTGGGTCAGAGGGGCGAGTTCGAGATCACGACGGACTGGCCCGCAGCAGAGCCGTGGGGGGGTCATCCAGACCTGTACAGAGTGTTCGATCCTTACAACTCTGAGTATTTGGTACCCATCGGGGAGAACGCACCTTGGGGGAACTATGGAAGGTGGACCAACCCCGAGATGGACAAAATCATCGCGAAGTTGAGGGACACAGATTGGAACGACACCGAAAAGATCATTCAAATCGGTCTTGAAGGCCTCAAGCTACTGGTGAAGGAGATGCCTGGAATTCCAACGTTCAACTATCCTGGCGTCATCGCGTGGGACGAATACTACTGGACGAACTATCCTGGAGCTGAGAACATGTACTGTCAGCCTTACCATCACTGGCCAAACTTCAAGTACATGCTCCCATTCTTGAAACCAACCGGTAGGAAGTGA